Proteins encoded within one genomic window of Setaria italica strain Yugu1 chromosome IV, Setaria_italica_v2.0, whole genome shotgun sequence:
- the LOC101780668 gene encoding BTB/POZ domain-containing protein NPY1, which yields MKFMKLGSKPDAFQTDGSDSRYVLSDLPSDIVVHVDDARFYLHKFPLLSKSSLLQRLIIEASQNGTDEVVIQDIPGGVKTFEICAKFCYGMVVTLNAYNVVATRCAAEYLGMTEDVEKSNLIFKMEVFLNSGIFRSWKDSIIALQTTDALLPWSEELKLVGRCIDSIATKATVNPSNVMWSYTYNRKSASSDEIVEARKSSHSVPKDWWVEDLCELDVDLYRRVMVAVKSRGRIPSDVVGEALKAYAARWLPECCDMLVDDVYTESYKHLLETIVWLLPSDKGSSGIPCRFFLKLLKVTVLIGAGELLKEELMDRIVLQLHKASVNDLLIPSKPPAQTIYDIQLVQTLISRYMRHAGVAEDGIFLNNLDQEMFETNVDNESLVALCKLVDRYLAEVASDPNLSVSSFVDLATSMPESARTTHDGLYTAVDVFLKLHPGLPKTEKRKICGLMDVKKLSKGACIHAAQNDRLPLRVVVQVLFFEQLRAAGAAASAAAGPNGSVARCMARLEEEEDDEDGGWKEGRALPEPPTPGALRKQLGSLKLAAADHGAGDDGRRLVARSSSVANQSSRLSLSSRSRRIFDKLWVGGAKLPGEATVGGKGSSDTSGSSQSPRSSAKPLESKSSSSSSRNRRYSVS from the exons ATGAAGTTCATGAAGCTTGGCTCCAAGCCGGACGCCTTCCAGACCGACGGCAGCGACTCCAG ATATGTGCTGTCGGACCTTCCATCAGATATCGTCGTCCATGTCGACGATGCAAGGTTCTATCTGCACAAG TTCCCTCTTCTCTCCAAGAGTAGCTTGTTACAAAGGTTGATAATTGAGGCCAGTCAGAACGGCACTGACGAAGTTGTCATACAAGACATTCCTGGTGGAGTGAAAACCTTTGAAATCTGCGCAAAGTTCTGCTATGGCATGGTGGTGACCCTCAATGCATACAACGTTGTTGCTACAAGGTGTGCAGCAGAGTACCTTGGGATGACCGAGGATGTTGAGAAGAGCAATCTGATATTTAAGATGGAGGTGTTCCTGAATTCTGGCATCTTCAGAAGCTGGAAGGATTCAATCATAGCCCTCCAGACCACTGATGCACTGTTACCTTGGTCAGAGGAGCTAAAGTTGGTCGGAAGATGCATAGATTCCATTGCTACCAAAGCTACCGTTAACCCATCGAATGTAATGTGGTCATACACCTACAACAGGAAATCTGCATCCTCCGATGAGATAGTTGAAGCTCGCAAAAGCTCGCATTCAGTTCCCAAGGACTGGTGGGTTGAAGATCTGTGTGAACTGGATGTAGACCTATACAGGCGTGTCATGGTTGCAGTGAAGTCAAGGGGGAGGATCCCCTCTGATGTTGTTGGAGAAGCACTCAAGGCATATGCTGCTAGATGGCTTCCTGAATGTTGCGACATGCTGGTGGACGATGTCTACACTGAATCATACAAGCACCTCCTTGAAACAATTGTTTGGCTATTGCCCTCGGACAAGGGATCTTCAGGGATCCCATGTCGTTTCTTCCTGAAGCTGCTGAAAGTCACTGTCCTGATTGGAGCTGGAGAGCTCCTGAAGGAAGAACTGATGGATAGGATTGTCTTGCAGCTCCACAAGGCTTCAGTCAATGATCTTCTGATCCCTTCCAAGCCTCCAGCACAGACaatttatgatattcagctagTTCAGACACTCATCAGTAGGTACATGAGGCACGCCGGAGTAGCTGAAGATGGGATTTTTCTCAACAACCTTGACCAGGAGATGTTTGAGACGAATGTAGACAACGAGTCTCTGGTAGCACTATGCAAGCTGGTCGACAGGTACTTAGCTGAAGTCGCCTCTGATCCAAATCTGTCAGTTTCAAGCTTTGTGGATTTGGCGACTTCAATGCCTGAATCTGCTAGAACAACACACGATGGATTATACACCGCTGTTGATGTGTTTCTGAAG CTGCATCCCGGCCTACCCAAGAcggagaagaggaagatctGCGGCCTGATGGACGTGAAGAAGCTCTCCAAGGGGGCGTGCATCCACGCGGCGCAGAACGACCGGCTCCCGCTCCGCGTGGTGGTCCAGGTCCTCTTCTTCGAGCAGCTCCGCGCCGCGGgagccgccgcctcggccgcggcggggcccaACGGCAGCGTGGCACGGTGCATGGCGcgcctggaggaggaggaggacgacgaggacggcggctGGAAGGAGGGCCGCGCGCTGCCAGAGCCCCCGACCCCCGGCGCGCTGAGGAAGCAGCTGGGGAGCCTGAAGCTGGCGGCGGCTGACcatggcgccggcgacgacggccggcgCCTGGtggcgaggagcagcagcgTGGCCAACCAGAGCAGCCGGCTGTCGCTGTCGTCGCGGTCGCGGAGGATCTTCGACAAGCTGTGGGTCGGCGGCGCGAAGCTCCCCGGGGAGGCGACCGTCGGTGGGAAGGGGTCGTCGGACACGTCCGGGAGTTCGCAGAGCCCGCGGTCGTCGGCGAAGCCGCTCGAGTCCAAGTCGTCCAGCTCTTCGTCGAGGAACCGGCGGTACTCGGTCTcgtag